The following is a genomic window from Desulfonatronum thiosulfatophilum.
AGCATCCGGACCGGCCATTAGTCGCACCAAGGAGGCATAACCATGCTATGGGAATACCTGATTCTCGGAATTTTGCTGGCCTGGGCCGTGTTTTACATTTGGAAGAGCTTTTTCAAGAAAAAGGGCTGCTCCTGCGATTCCTGCCCCTCGGCCGCGAAGATACCGGGAATGGATGGGATCGGCGACTTGCGGAAGGACGAGAAAAAGCAGTTATGAACTGTTCAGCACAGCAACAATTGTTTGGCTGATTCATGCAGCGAAACTTGTACTGCTCAAAAAAATCGGCAATCAAAAGGTAAACCTGGGAGCGCCGCACCCCAGTGCGGCAGCGGTGTAACGCACTCAGAACCAATTTCCGGCTGGATCGCGACCCCAGTAGATGGATCACGAAACTCCCGCGTAGTTGGGTACCTGTGTACAGAAAACTTTATCGCTGACCTTTTTGAGCAGTAACGTAGATGAAAACGAAAATGAACAAAACACTCAATTGGAGGTACTGACCATGTTGCACCGTATATTCACCCTCTTTTTTCTGGCCGCCTTTCTGTTTCTGTCCGGAATCGCCGCCGCGCATACGCCCTTGT
Proteins encoded in this region:
- a CDS encoding FeoB-associated Cys-rich membrane protein, yielding MLWEYLILGILLAWAVFYIWKSFFKKKGCSCDSCPSAAKIPGMDGIGDLRKDEKKQL